A genomic window from Prunus persica cultivar Lovell chromosome G2, Prunus_persica_NCBIv2, whole genome shotgun sequence includes:
- the LOC109947133 gene encoding uncharacterized protein LOC109947133: MKLPSKVKEIQSLTGRAAALNRFLSRSTDKCKPFFKALKKGQRDKWDEKCEAAFQNLKTYLTSPLLLSKPVPGEDLFVYLDSVELSCQFSSHPRRARGPTSDILNVKSFPRCRDSPPEITLLPSSSSHRYDRLSFKINHPQP, from the coding sequence ATGAAGTTGCCCTCCAAGGTGAAGGAGATACAGAGTCTGACGGGCAGAGCAGCGgccctcaaccgattcctctcgaGATCAACCGACAAGTGCAaaccattcttcaaagctttaaAGAAAGGACAAAGAGACAAATGGGACGAGAAGTGCGAAGCAGCTTTCCAGAATCTGAAGACTTATCTCACTTCACCTCTCCTGCTCTCAAAGCCAGTCCCTGGTGAGGACTTGTTCGTGTACCTGGACAGTGTCGAACTCAGCTGTCAGTtcagctctcatccgagaagagcTAGGGGCCCAACATCCGATATTCTAAATGTCAAAAGCTTTCCtcgatgcagagactcgcCACCCGAAATTACCCTACTACCAAGCTCATCGAGTCATCGTTATGACCGACTTTCCTTTAAGATCAATCATCCACAGCCCTGA
- the LOC18787270 gene encoding senescence-associated carboxylesterase 101 → MSNQFSSGLELANVLLTSEPLHQSWDAIQNDKQKVNPNAQPTLHINTTQANLTIITFLTSPMSLRGQEGLILSSTLEERNLPDFEFLCNKSNPSFSINEAAIKLFASRFDELRRLKTEISRSNSLVIITGHSMGGCVATLFTLWLLESLNLSKAKRPLCITFGSPLIGDEHLRKCVSQFPTWTSCFLHVASIQDPVPKLFLSPNPTALGTGTQVSAYKPFGTFLLCSDSGCACFEDPDSILVLVAANSQGDQTQYPNVGIQFFDYGQLLERLKLKAFCKDVFELAESDRIPLKASIITQLAAIFGVPKSQALQQQRPNINILIMKMETREYKLAIQKTKTSNAAKKLNDIKVSMVYLEWYKKDSKGREIGYYDMYKNKWNRSDINVEEFKKKLSNYWQDSVEEVENKPQKEGTAFRTRWLMGGTTYRRMMEPLHIAEYYKDKDGKNYREERLKHFILLEKWLKEEEERKVAERIRRGETVEEGPSKSKALNVASSLTDDSCFWAHVEEALILCNQLENGQPSLREQCKQKLIEFEEYVLDALKNFAVTPDIFLKYSSFMAWWKQYNKIVGSSTTQLARIMTDGTYRDYEKGVKVVF, encoded by the exons atgagcaaTCA ATTTAGCAGCGGCCTAGAATTGGCAAATGTGCTGTTGACCTCCGAACCCCTACACCAGTCATGGGATGCAATTCAGAATGATAAGCAGAAGGTCAATCCAAATGCACAACCAACCTTACACATTAATACAACCCAAGCAAATCTTACCATTATAACTTTTCTTACTTCACCCATGTCTTTGAGAGGACAAGAAGGCTTGATTTTGTCATCAACTCTTGAGGAAAGAAATCTCCCTgactttgaatttttgtgcaaCAAAAGCAACCCAAGTTTCTCCATCAATGAAGCTGCAATCAAGCTCTTTGCCTCTCGTTTTGATGAGCTCCGTCGGCTGAAAACTGAG ATTAGCAGATCAAATTCATTAGTAATTATCACTGGACATTCTATGGGAGGCTGTGTGGCTACGCTCTTCACCTTATGGCTGCTAGAAAGCCTCAACTTATCAAAAGCCAAACGCCCCCTTTGCATTACTTTCGGTTCACCCCTTATTGGTGACGAACACCTCCGAAAATGTGTTTCACAATTCCCAACATGGACTTCTTGCTTCTTGCATGTAGCCTCTATCCAAGATCCTGTACCTAAACTCTTCCTATCCCCAAATCCAACTGCTCTTGGAACCGGTACTCAAGTTAGTGCTTATAAGCCTTTTGGAACATTCCTGTTGTGCTCTGATTCTGGTTGTGCTTGCTTTGAGGACCCAGATTCGATTTTGGTGTTGGTGGCAGCCAACTCTCAGGGTGATCAGACCCAATATCCTAATGTGGGGATTCAGTTTTTTGATTATGGACAGCTATTGGAACGTCTCAAGCTCAAGGCGTTTTGTAAAGATGTCTTTGAGTTGGCTGAAAGCGATAGAATTCCACTTAAAGCTAGCATTATCACACAACTGGCAGCAATATTTGGAGTTCCCAAATCACAG GCATTGCAACAGCAACGACCCAACATAAATATTctgataatgaagatggaAACACGTGAATATAAATTAGCAATACAGAAGACGAAGACTTCCAATGCCGCCAAGAAATTGAATGATATAAAAGTGTCCATGGTCTACCTTGAGTGGTACAAGAAGGACTCAAAAGGTAGGGAAATTGGATACTATGACATGTACAAAAACAAGTGGAACAGGAGTGACATCAACGTCGAAGAGTTCAAGAAGAAGCTGTCGAATTACTGGCAGGACTCGGTCGAAGAAGTAGAGAATAAGCCCCAGAAAGAAGGAACTGCCTTCCGAACTCGTTGGCTTATGGGAGGTACAACCTACAGAAGGATGATGGAACCACTTCACATTGCAGAGTACTACAAGGACAAGGATGGGAAGAACTACAGAGAGGAAAGGCTTAAGCATTTCATTCTGTTGGAGAAATGGCtcaaggaagaggaggaaaggAAGGTAGCAGAGAGAATTAGAAGAGGGGAGACAGTCGAAGAAGGTCCAAGCAAGTCAAAAGCACTGAACGTGGCTTCTAGTTTGACTGATGATTCTTGTTTTTGGGCACATGTTGAGGAGGCTCTTATCTTATGCAATCAGCTGGAGAACGGACAACCAAGTTTAAGGGAACAATGCAAGCAAAAGTTGATAGAGTTTGAGGAGTATGTGTTGGATGCCCTCAAGAATTTTGCGGTAACCCCtgatattttcttgaagtatAGCAGCTTTATGGCATGGTGGAAGCAGTATAATAAAATTGTGGGAAGCTCAACAACACAACTGGCTCGTATCATGACGGATGGCACGTACCGCGATTATGAGAAAGGGGTGAAGGTGGTTTTCTGA